From Candidatus Cloacimonadota bacterium, the proteins below share one genomic window:
- a CDS encoding protein MraZ: MSGPFNGYSENAVHNQRVVIPAQLKRRFSEESERTVVITAGPGNSIALYPLDNWYATLEELAEGSEEDQEFRSMLIGCAVAEAELEGPGRVRLPERELAKAGITDRCVVKGDHHLITLWNPDRFYNELEEYEQQIRARFERKHWHKGRK, encoded by the coding sequence ATGTCCGGACCATTTAACGGCTATTCAGAAAACGCGGTGCACAACCAGAGAGTGGTAATTCCCGCCCAGTTAAAGCGCAGATTCAGCGAAGAATCCGAACGCACGGTGGTCATCACCGCCGGGCCGGGAAATTCCATCGCGCTTTATCCGCTGGATAATTGGTATGCCACCCTGGAAGAACTGGCTGAAGGTAGCGAGGAAGACCAAGAGTTCCGTTCCATGTTGATTGGCTGCGCCGTTGCCGAAGCGGAATTGGAAGGCCCTGGACGCGTGCGGCTGCCGGAACGTGAGCTCGCCAAAGCCGGTATCACCGACCGCTGTGTGGTGAAAGGCGACCATCATCTCATCACGCTTTGGAACCCCGACCGGTTCTATAACGAACTGGAAGAATATGAACAGCAAATCCGCGCTCGCTTTGAACGCAAACACTGGCATAAAGGCAGAAAATGA
- the rsmH gene encoding 16S rRNA (cytosine(1402)-N(4))-methyltransferase RsmH — MSQFHVPVMLDECVEFLQPRDGGVYVDATLGGGGHSLGLLTKNPNIRVYGFDQDENALAQAREKLAGFADRVEFIRANFSRMRTELALRRVKNIDGVIFDLGVSSHQLDTSERGFSFDGDAPLDMRMDSSLNYCAKDAVNELGKAELSRIFKEYGEELNAGRIAAKIVSQRVNKPLQSTSDLVKTIESVVGKGSRESLKSKARIFQALRIYVNRELEVLEPALRDAINLLSPGGRIAVLSYHSLEDRIVKNVFREARDGCVCPPEAMDCVCGKRKQVILICKKPLEAGEEEILNNIRSRSAKLRVAEKILGEK, encoded by the coding sequence ATGAGCCAATTCCACGTCCCCGTGATGCTTGACGAATGTGTCGAATTCCTGCAACCGCGGGATGGCGGGGTGTATGTGGATGCCACTTTGGGCGGAGGCGGACATAGCTTGGGGCTGTTGACGAAAAACCCGAACATCCGGGTTTACGGTTTTGACCAGGATGAAAACGCCCTGGCTCAAGCGCGGGAAAAGCTGGCTGGCTTTGCAGATAGGGTGGAATTTATCCGGGCGAATTTTTCGAGAATGCGTACAGAACTGGCTTTGCGCCGGGTTAAGAACATCGATGGCGTGATTTTTGATTTGGGCGTAAGTTCACATCAATTGGACACTTCAGAGCGTGGATTCAGCTTCGACGGAGACGCGCCCCTGGATATGCGCATGGACTCCAGCCTGAATTATTGCGCCAAAGACGCGGTTAACGAGCTTGGCAAAGCGGAATTGAGCCGAATTTTCAAGGAATATGGAGAAGAGCTGAACGCCGGCAGGATAGCCGCCAAAATCGTTTCCCAGCGTGTGAACAAGCCCCTGCAAAGCACATCCGACCTGGTTAAAACCATCGAAAGCGTGGTGGGCAAAGGCAGCCGGGAATCGCTGAAAAGCAAGGCGCGGATTTTTCAGGCGCTGAGGATATATGTGAACCGCGAACTGGAGGTTTTGGAACCGGCTTTGCGGGACGCCATCAACCTGCTTTCACCCGGAGGCAGAATCGCTGTTTTGAGCTACCATTCCTTGGAAGATAGAATCGTTAAAAACGTGTTTCGTGAAGCACGCGACGGCTGTGTTTGTCCGCCGGAAGCGATGGATTGCGTGTGTGGAAAGCGCAAACAAGTCATTTTGATATGCAAAAAACCGCTGGAAGCGGGAGAAGAAGAAATTTTGAACAACATACGTTCCCGCAGCGCCAAGCTGCGAGTGGCGGAAAAAATCCTGGGGGAGAAATGA